The Lolium perenne isolate Kyuss_39 unplaced genomic scaffold, Kyuss_2.0 unplaced21, whole genome shotgun sequence genomic interval TTGGTTCCACCATCAAGTTTTACTCCCAGTTGTAGTAGTATGCAGTTGCCAACTTGAATAGTACACAATTATATATTTCCTTTCCCATTTGTTTTGCTAAAACTACTTAACATGTAAATAATCCTCTGTATGTTCTTTTCACAGCTAACACAAAAACAGCTTCTAAACCAGAGGATGAAATACTTAGCGAACTTCTTGGAGGTGATGGGATGCACAGCCAGTTTTCTCGCAGGGAATCTCTGGGTTCTGAGCTTCCTGGGAAAACCGTAAGCACTGCCAGCTCATCCAGTTCTAGTCCCGGTTCCAGAAAAGCCAGTATGGAGGGGAATGGAGGTGGAAGCCTTTCAACTGAAGCACAAAATTACGAACTCAACAACACTGCATCCATTTTTACTCCGGAAGAACTGCGTCAACAAGCAGTAGAGGAGAAGAACAGGTACAAAACATTGAAGTCAGAAGGAAAACCCGAGGAAGCACTGCGGGCGTTCAAACGTGGTAAAGAGCTTGAGAGGCAAGCGGCAGCACTTGAATTAGAATTGAGAAAGAGCAAAAGAATGGCTACAAAATCTCCTAATGTAAGTGCTGTTATTAGTACCCAGAAGATAAATGATACCGATGACGCTGTAACAAAAAGGGATCCAGCTGGGAAAAGGGTTAGAAAAGAAAAGAGTGATCTTGCCTCTGAACTCAAAGATCTAGGCTGGTCAGATGCAGATCTTCATGATGAAGCAAGGCCAACTGCTATGAGTGTCGAAGGAGAGCTGTCACAGATTCTTAGAGAAGTAGCGCCAAAATCATCAGAGGGCAAGAAAAGTGGCGGTATTGACAAATCTCAGGTTAATGCTCTGAAGAGACAGGCCCTAGTGCTGAAGCGAGAAGGTAAACTTGCCGAAGCAAAGGAAGAACTAAAGAAGGCCAAAATTTTGGAAAGACAACTGGAAGAACAGGAGATTCTAGGCGAAGCAGAAGAGTCTGATGATGATTTGGCTGCAATGATTCATAACATGGACGATGATAACCAGGATGATATACTATTTGACAATTCAAGACTACCTGCTATCAGTTTTGAACAAATTCTGGGTGCTTCAGATGATCTTGCGTTTGATAGCAACTTCGATGTTACAGACGATGATATCAATGACCCAGATATGGCTGCTGCCCTAAGGTCATTTGGTTGGACTGAAGAGGATGACAAACAAACAGAAAGTCATGAACATGTTTCTTCTTTGAATCAAGAAGTACTAAAGGAAGAAGTGCTTGCACTGAAAAGAGAGGCTGTTGCTCACAAGAAGGCTGGTAACATTGCAGAGGCCATGTCATTGCTTAAAAAGGCAAAATTACTTGAGAAGGATCTGGAAAGTGAACGGCCAGAATCAAAGGTCCTTACTCCAGGACAGAAAATTACAGACACTGAAGATATCACTGTCACAGAGATTAGCACGCGTCGTGTATCAGCACCAAAAAGTAAGCTAGCAATCCAGAGGGAACTGCTAGCTCTGAAAAAGAAGGCACTAGCCTTGAGAAGGGATGGGAAGGTCGATGAGGCTGAGGAAGAGTTGAAGAAAGGCGCTATTCTTGAGAAGCAACTCGAAGGGCTTGAAAATTCTTCTAAAAGACCTGTAGCCAACGAAAATATGAACTTTAGTTCAACAGCCCCATATAAGGCTGAACCCCCAAGTCTGGATTTCACCGATGAAAGCTATGAACCTGAGGTGACAGACAATGACATGCAGGATCCAGCATTGCTATCTGTGTTGAAAAATATGGGATGGGAAGACGATGATACTGATTCTGTGAAAGTAACACATAAACCATCGAATCTTTCGCCTGTAGTTGCTAAGAAGCCAAAGAAGAATAAAGGTCAGATCCAGAAGGAATTGCTTGCCATAAAAAGGAAGGCTCTTGCATTTAGGCGGGAAGGGAAGAATACGGAAGCTGAAGAGGAACTGGAGAAGGCGAAGGTCTTGGAGGAGCAACTGTCGGAGATGGAAGAATTGGCTAACTCAGCTGCCAGCCAAAAAGTTGCAGGTCCTGACGAACACCAGACTGCGGAAAATAAATATGATATTCAACATATCCCTCATGTTGATGCTACTGCATCATCACTAAGAAATACATCGAAGGAGGATGTTTCATTGCCAGTGCATGCAGTCGAACTTAAGGCATCAACAGATCCTGTAGCTAGTAGAATCAAACCTCAAACTGAAACTCATGCATCCAGGACAGCTATTGCTGATCTTTCAGGAACTGCAGAAGGATCACGTTCACCTTCTAATGTTCTTGATCATAAGGATCCTTTAAAGGCACCTGGAAGCGACGCACACAGAGATGATATTTTACTCCATAAGAGAAAAGCGGTTGCGTTTAAGAGAGAAGGGAAGTTGGCAGAAGCTAGAGAAGAATTAAAACTAGCTAAACTCTTAGAGAAGCGTCTTGAAGGCGCTCAACAAGATGGTGTGGCTGGTGTGTATGAGTCAGCGACATCAGTTGTGCAACAGAGCAATTCGGTCCAGCAACCTGCTAGTGCAAGTATCCACACTGACGTGTTGGCCCATGCCCCTCCAGCCGGGGATAAGTCAGTTCAGCCTCAGAAAGCAATGTCTAGCCGAGATCGCCTCAGAATCCAACGTGAATCCCTCACTCACAAACGCAATGCCCTCAAGTTGAGGAGAGAAGGAAAGACTGCGGAAGCAGACGCGGAGTTCGAGTTGGCCAAGTCACTAGAGAGCCAACTGGAGGAGGCAGATAGCCAGGGTTCGAGCTCTGCAGGCAAGTCGGCTGAAGCAAGTgacgcatttgtggaggatcttcTCGATCCTCAGATGATGTCTGCCTTAAAGTCCATTGGCTGGAGCGCAGCTGACCTGTCCACACCGTCTATGAACGCGCAACCTTCTGCGAAAGCAGAAGCAAGGCCAACGGTCACAGTTACAAGCAAGCCTCAGAATGAGAAA includes:
- the LOC127326452 gene encoding uncharacterized protein, translated to MLEKIGLPPKPSMRGATWVLDASNCQGCSAQFSLFTRKHHCQRCGGLFCSSCTQKRMVLRGQGDSPVRICDPCKNLEEAARYEMRYGHKNRTLKANTKTASKPEDEILSELLGGDGMHSQFSRRESLGSELPGKTVSTASSSSSSPGSRKASMEGNGGGSLSTEAQNYELNNTASIFTPEELRQQAVEEKNRYKTLKSEGKPEEALRAFKRGKELERQAAALELELRKSKRMATKSPNVSAVISTQKINDTDDAVTKRDPAGKRVRKEKSDLASELKDLGWSDADLHDEARPTAMSVEGELSQILREVAPKSSEGKKSGGIDKSQVNALKRQALVLKREGKLAEAKEELKKAKILERQLEEQEILGEAEESDDDLAAMIHNMDDDNQDDILFDNSRLPAISFEQILGASDDLAFDSNFDVTDDDINDPDMAAALRSFGWTEEDDKQTESHEHVSSLNQEVLKEEVLALKREAVAHKKAGNIAEAMSLLKKAKLLEKDLESERPESKVLTPGQKITDTEDITVTEISTRRVSAPKSKLAIQRELLALKKKALALRRDGKVDEAEEELKKGAILEKQLEGLENSSKRPVANENMNFSSTAPYKAEPPSLDFTDESYEPEVTDNDMQDPALLSVLKNMGWEDDDTDSVKVTHKPSNLSPVVAKKPKKNKGQIQKELLAIKRKALAFRREGKNTEAEEELEKAKVLEEQLSEMEELANSAASQKVAGPDEHQTAENKYDIQHIPHVDATASSLRNTSKEDVSLPVHAVELKASTDPVASRIKPQTETHASRTAIADLSGTAEGSRSPSNVLDHKDPLKAPGSDAHRDDILLHKRKAVAFKREGKLAEAREELKLAKLLEKRLEGAQQDGVAGVYESATSVVQQSNSVQQPASASIHTDVLAHAPPAGDKSVQPQKAMSSRDRLRIQRESLTHKRNALKLRREGKTAEADAEFELAKSLESQLEEADSQGSSSAGKSAEASDAFVEDLLDPQMMSALKSIGWSAADLSTPSMNAQPSAKAEARPTVTVTSKPQNEKSQLEEQIKAEKLKALAFKREGKQAEALEALRSSKRLEKKLASLS